The Mucilaginibacter sp. PAMB04168 genome contains the following window.
GCCAGAGTGCACCAAAGCCAACTGTTTCTAAAGGATGAAGAACATATAGATCAACTGGCGTTGGATCCTGATAGGTATGATGAAGGCGGTGTACCCATTTGTATGCAAATGAGTGGTGAATGGCATAATGGAAAAGATACATAGCCAAATCCATAGCCAGAAACAAAAGCAGGCTATCTGCCACCATCCACCAGTTGAACGAAAAACTTAAGGCTATGTAATGATATACCCAAAGCTTAAAACCAGCATAGGTAACGGCTGTGTTTATTAAGTTAGTACCTATGCAAATAACATATTCGCGTGGAGTTACCTTGCCTTGTTTTACTTTGCAAAGCCTAAGTATCAGGGTGCCAAACAAAAGCGAACTAACGGTAACTGCTAAATTTTCAAGTAAAAAAACGAGCCAAAGCATTTCATCCGTTTGGCAGCTTAAATACTTTAACAGTTCCACTTAATTATATACAAACTCACCAAACTCCGATTTAACGGTCACTTGCTTTTTGCCACCTTCAACACGGCCAATAATTTGGGCGTCGATGCCGAAGTTTTGTGATATTTTGATCAAGTCGGCAGCAATCGATTCGGGTACATAAAGCTCCATACGGTGGCCCATGTTAAATACCTTGTACATTTCCTGCCAGCTGGTGCCCGATTGTTCCTGAATGAGCTTAAACAGCGGTGGAATAGGAAACAGGTTATCCTTAATCACATGCACATCATCCACAAAGTGCAGCACCTTGGTTTGCGCGCCGCCGCTGCAATGCACCATACCATGTATCTGGCTGCGGTAACTGTCTAAAATAGTTTTAATAACCGGCGCATAGGTACGGGTAGGAGATAACACCAGTTTGCCGGCTGTAATGGTTTGTCCGTTGCCAATGTCAATTAAATCCGTAAGATTTTTACCGCCCGAAAATACCAGGCTTTCAGGCACGGCAGGATCAAAGCTTTCGGGATATTGTTGTGCTACAGACTTATTAAACACATCATGGCGCGCAGATGTAAGTCCGTTGGAGCCCATGCCGCCGTTGTATTCTTTTTCGTAAGTGGCCTGCCCGTATGAGGCTAAGCCAATAATTACATTACCTGCCTGTATGCGGTGATTGGAAATTACATCTTCGCGCTTTAAACGACAGGTTACAGTAGAGTCTACAATAACGGTACGTACCAGATCGCCTACATCGGCGGTTTCGCCACCGGTAGAGTAAATGCCGATGCCGTGGCTGCGCAACTCTTCTAATATTTCTTCGGTGCCGTTAATAATGGCGGCAATAACTTCGCCGGGTATCAGGTTCTTGTTACGGCCAATGGTTGATGAGAGCAGGATATTGTCAGTAGCGCCAACGCATAGCAGGTCGTCCAGGTTCATGATAATGGCATCCTGAGCAATGCCACGCCAAACTGAAACGTCGCCGGTTTGTTTCCAGTACACGTAAGCCAGTGATGACTTGGTACCCGCGCCATCCGCGTGCATAATATTGCAGTATGCAGGGTCGTTGGTTAATATGTCGGGGATAATTTTGCAGAATGCTTTGGGGTATAAGCCTTTATCAATATTCTTGATGGCCTGGTGCACATCATCTTTAGAGGCCGAAACCCCACGCTGATCATATCGTTGGTCAGAAATCATGGTCAAATATACGGCTTACCGTATTAAAAATCGTTACTTTGCCTTACATCATCCGGCCTATGTTAAAAACAATATTAGTAAAACTGAACCATTGGCGTGCACGACAAACCTCGCAGCGTAGCTTCTTGATATTTTGCAGCGTACTGGTAGGCCTTGTTGGTGGCCTGTCGGCAGTTGCATTAAAGTATATGGTACACTTAATGGAACACCTAAGCCGTGAGCTGGCTTTACATGTTCCATATCATTACAGCTTTTTGTTACTGCCTGCCATAGGTTTACTTTTGGCTGTCGCCTACCAGCACGTCATAAACCGCGACCAGATACAGAAAGGAATAGGCAGCATTCTCATCAGCATTAAGAAGAATAAAGCGAACATGGCCTCCAATAATGCTTATTCTCACCTTATCAGCAGTTCGTTAACGGTAGGCTTTGGGGGTTCGTCGGGTTTGGAAGCGCCAATTGTGTGTACTGGCGCGGCCATAGGGTCTAATATTGGCCGGTTCTTTAAATTAAATACTTACGAAAAAACCATACTATTGGCAGCAGGTGCGGCGGCTGGTATTGCGGCTGTATTTAACAGCCCTATAGCAGGGGTGCTATTTGCACTCGAAATTTTAATTGGCGAAATCACTATTCCGACATTTATTCCGCTATTAATTGCTTCGGCAACCGGCGTTGTGGTTGGTAAGGCACTGCACTCCGGTCAATTATTCCATTTGGTTACCGAAGGCTGGCTTATTGAAGCTCTGCCGTTTTACCTCATATTAGGTATATTGAGCGGATTGATAGCAGTATATATTACCAAAGTTGCCGATAACCTGGAGAAAGGTATTTTTATGAAGCAAAATCGCTATGTACGTGCGGCTGCAGGCGGTTTGCTCCTGGGTATACTGATCTTGTTATTCCCGCCATTGCTGGGCGAGGGATATCATTACCTGCAAGCAATTCTGAATGGCAATATTGAGGTGCTGAAAGAAGAATCTCTGTATGCCGACTGGCTGTCGGAGCCATTGGTTATGCTGTTGTTTATTGCGGCATTAATTTTAATTAAAATTATAGCAGCAGGAATAACCCTCGGTGCTGGCGGTAACGGTGGTACGTTTGCGCCCACCATGTTTACCGGCGCATTTTTAGGACTATTGCTGGCTTATGGCGTTAACCAAACCGGCCTTATACATTTAAATACCAGTAATTTTATTGCGGTAGGTATGGCTGGCGCACTAAGCGGCGTTTTGCATGCCCCGCTAACGGCTATATTTTTGATTGCCGAAATTACCGGTGGGTATGTTTTGTTCATTCCGCTGATGGTGGTGTCTGCTATATCTTACATTATTGCACGGGCGTTTAATCCGCACAATATGTACTGGCATACGCTTATTCACGAAAAAGAGGTATATCCGGATGCTGACTACAGCACATTGAACAACATACAACTGGAAAGCATTATTAACAAGCAGTATACGGCGTTAAACCGGGATATGCCGGTGTCTGAATTTTATAATATCTTATCGGCCAGTAACGCCAATATTTTTGCGGTGCTTAACAACCATCACCAGTTGGAGGGTGTGATATGGATGGACGAAATACGCAAGCAACTGTTTAAGGCTAACCAACCTGATGCAGTAGTGGCCGACATAATGGTGCAACCTCCGGCTGTAATTAGCTACAGCCAGCCTGTAAGCAGCGTAATGAATGTATTTGACCAGTTGGATGTATGGCAGTTGCCTGTAATACGTGATGGTAAATTTGCAGGGTTTATATCTAAATCGGGCTTGCTTAACCAATACCGGCAAGTGTTTATTCAACAGCACAAGGATGCTGATTTATTTGCAGCCCGTTCGGTACAGTCTCCGCACAGATAATTAAATGTGCATAATAGACACCGCAATGGTAAAGTAGATAATAAGCCCGGTAACATCAACCAGTGTGGCTACAAATGGGGCAGATGATGTGGCAGGGTCTAAGCCAAGGCGTTTAAGCAGTAATGGCAGCATGGAACCGGCTAATGATCCCCATAATACAATGCCAACCAGTGCCAAACCTACCGTTAAACCAACTGGTACCCAATGCGGACCATAAATATTGCTGAACAGTGTCCACATAAATATTCTGAAAAAGCCAATAACTCCCAGTGTAACGCCCAGCAATAGGCCCGACAGGATCTCGCGGCGCATTACCCGCCACCAATCTTCCACCGTAACCTCGCCCAATGCCATGGCCTGTATGATGAGGGTTGATGCCTGTGAACCGCTGTTACCACCGCTTGATATAATTAGCGGAACAAATAACGCCAGCACCACCGCTTTTGCAATTTGCCCTTCAAAATACCCCATTGCCGTAGCCGTTAGCATTTCGCCCAGGAAAAGAATAATAAGCCAGCCTACACGTTTTTTAACCAGCTTAAGCAAGGGCATATCCAGGTAAGGCTCGTCCAGTGCTTCGGTACCACCAATTTTTTGTATGTCTTCGGTATACTCTTCGTTGGCTATCCACAAAATATCATCAACCGTTACTATGCCCAGCAGTAGGTTGTTGTTGTCGGTAACGGGTAAAGCCACGCGGTTGTTCATCCTGAAGATGTTGATGGCTTCTTCCTGAGGGTCGTTCACTTTTAAAGAGATCAGCCGGTCGTCCATCAGGTCGCTTATTTTAGTGGCCGGGTCAACCAAAAGTATTTCGCGTATACGTATATCATCCAGCAGGACACCGTTTTCGTCAATTACATAAATTACGTCGATGGTTTCGGAATTTTTACCATACCGCCTGATGTGCGAAAGTACCTGTACCACATCCCAGTTCTTTTTAACGGCGATGTAATCGGGGGTCATGAGCCGGCCAACGCTGTCTTCCTCATAACCCAGCAGGGCCAGGGCTTGCTTGCGGTCGTGCGGTGGCAGATGCAGTATGAGGTTCTTTACTGTGTCGCCGTGCATTTCACTAAACAGCGATGTGCGGTCGTCGGGCGGCAGCTCGTTGATCAGTTCTGCAATCTTTTTTCCTGAAAGTTTTTTGAGCAGGCGTTCCTGGGTAGGGAAGTCGAGAATACGGAAAACGTTTACCGCCCGGTTAAGCGAAAGCAGGTCGAGAAAAACAGGGCCATGCTCGGGCAGTTCGCCCATCAGTTCTTCCACCTCCGATATGTTTAGGTTGTTCAAATAGTCACGTAGCTGTTGTTTATCGTCGCTTTCCAGTAACAGCTCTACTTGTTCAACCATTTCTTCCATATCAGGCCCTCTTGTTTACATTTTTAGTGAATGTTTTCCGTTTACTTAACGCCCGCAAAAGTCGTTTATTTTTTCAAATTTTAAGGTTGTTTTTATATTATCTTTGCGGGAATTTTTGGTGGTGGTTATTGAGTTACTTTGTTATTAAGTTGATACAAGTAAGTTATTAAATAGTTGTAATATGAATTGCGCTATAAACCTCAATAACCTATGAGCCAATAACTAAAAAACGAAAAATGGGTTTACAATGTGGTATAGTAGGTTTGCCAAACGTGGGCAAATCAACGCTTTTTAACTGTTTATCAAATGCCCGCGCACAGGCGGCCAACTTTCCTTTCTGTACAATTGAGCCCAATGTGGGTGTCATTACCGTTCCGGATGAGCGCCTCACTAAGTTAACCGAACTGGTTAATCCGCAGCGCGTGGTGCCTAACGTAATTGAGATTGTTGATATTGCCGGTTTGGTAAAAGGCGCCAGTAAAGGTGAAGGCCTGGGTAACCAGTTTTTGGGCAATATCCGCGCAACCAACGCTATTATACACGTATTGCGTTGCTTTGACGATGATAACGTAATACATGTTGACGGCTCTGTTGACCCGATACGCGACAAAGAAATTATTGATACTGAACTACAGTTGAAAGATTTAGATTCGGTTGAAAAGAAATTACAAAAGATAGAGAAGGCCGCAAAAATTGGCGACAAGGATGCCAAAAAAGCGTTTGAAGTACTGAGCGTGTACAAAGATCATTTGCTTAGCGGTAAATCGGCCCGTACCGCACCGGTTGTTGAAGAAGACAGGGAACATATAGATGACCTTTGGTTGCTTACCGCCAAGCCGGTGATGTATGTATGTAACGTGGGCGAAAGCGATGTAAACACGGGTAATGCTTACGTTGAAAAAGTGCGTGACGCCGTTAAGGAAGAAAACGCCGAAGTGCTGATCATCTCTGCCCAAATTGAATCGGAAATTGCACAACTGGAAACCTACGAAGAACGCCAGATGTTTTTGGAAGACTTAGGGTTGGAGCAATCAGGTGTTACTAAACTTATTAAAGCCGCTTATAAGCTGTTAAACCTAAGTACCTACTTTACTGCGGGTGTACAAGAAGTACGCGCCTGGACCATCACCAAAGGCTTTACAGCACCTCAAGCAGCCGGCGTTATTCATACCGATTTTGAGAAAGGCTTTATCCGTGCTGAAGTAATTAAATATGAAGACTTTGTAAAGTACGGTTCAGAAAATGCCTGCAAAGAAGCCGGCAAACTAAGCGTTGAAGGCAAGACCTATATTGTAGAGGATGGCGACATCATGCACTTCAGGTTCAACGTATAGCGTTTCAGATCCAGGAACCAGGAGCCGGGAGCTAAGACTACAATATAAATAGGAAGTTTTCTCTTGGGTCGTGTTTCTTGGCTCTTGGTTCTAAAAAAACAATATATTTGCACCCGCGATGCTCCCGTAGTTCAATGGATAGAATTATGGTTTCCGGTACCATCGATAGGGGTTCGAATCCCTTCGGGAGCACATTAAAGCGCTTTGGGATTGTCCTGAAGCGCTTTTTTATTGGATGTGTATAGTTATTAATCAATCTAAACTGCAGTTCTTGTTTACGACTGCCAACTTGGTAAGTCTAACCCGATAGAGCAAATGGCAGTGCCAGCACGGTCAGAACCATTGCTGTGGTATCCCCACTTACTTAACGAGCTTCTCAAAATCGATTTCTGGGTCCTCATCGCCATAATAAGAGACGATGCCATATTTGAATGCAACATGACAGAAGCTTAATCCATATTTGCGATAATATTGCTTGAAGAACTTTGTGTTCATCCGGTTCAGTTCTTTAGATAGCTTATCATAAGTGGTTTTACGTTGTTTAATTAAATAATCATTCAAGCTCTCGCGCAACTTGCTCATCTGAGCTAGACTATCTCTCAGGTGATTTCGAACAATAACCTATCAAAGAAGCTTGGTTCGTAATTCTTCCAGCTAAGCGGAAAGTGAAAGGCTTTAAGTCTCATCAGGAGTACTTAACCTTAATTAAACAGATGGGACTTCCCTACGAGCCTGAGTTATACAGAATGAGCGATATATTTGACTACTTTGATCGCTATGGCTATATCAACTGGAAGAAGCTGTAATGGAATTGATTAGCCAACTACTGACATTAGTATATAATAGCCAGGGGTATTCCTTCTCTCGTCTAAAGTAAGCTTCAGGCCATCAAATTGTACACTTCGTTTAAGGTAGTACATGAACCCTGGGTATCCTTTTACAGTCTTAATATCTCCAGCTTGCCACAGCTGGTCTGTCAGCAATTCCCGTTCTGAATACAGGCGCAATACATTGTAAGCATGAATTGCAAACTTAGCCTGAACCTGGTTGTTAGGGTTTAACGTTATTTTATAATAAGCAGTTATAAACATTTGAGAATGGAAACAGCAGTGCCCGGTTTATTTTTGTACCCTGATTTTATTGACGAGGCCAGAGAAGAGCAGTTGTTAAACGAAATTGACAGCCAAACTTGGATTGTAGATTATTTAAGAAGACTGCAATATTACGGCTATCGCAATGAACTGGACAAACCCTATGATTTGATACCTTTTCCGGTCACCATGCCGCCACTGATGCACCAACTATCCCAGGAAATGGTGGAGAAGAGTATCATACTGCTACAGCCGGAT
Protein-coding sequences here:
- a CDS encoding chloride channel protein is translated as MLKTILVKLNHWRARQTSQRSFLIFCSVLVGLVGGLSAVALKYMVHLMEHLSRELALHVPYHYSFLLLPAIGLLLAVAYQHVINRDQIQKGIGSILISIKKNKANMASNNAYSHLISSSLTVGFGGSSGLEAPIVCTGAAIGSNIGRFFKLNTYEKTILLAAGAAAGIAAVFNSPIAGVLFALEILIGEITIPTFIPLLIASATGVVVGKALHSGQLFHLVTEGWLIEALPFYLILGILSGLIAVYITKVADNLEKGIFMKQNRYVRAAAGGLLLGILILLFPPLLGEGYHYLQAILNGNIEVLKEESLYADWLSEPLVMLLFIAALILIKIIAAGITLGAGGNGGTFAPTMFTGAFLGLLLAYGVNQTGLIHLNTSNFIAVGMAGALSGVLHAPLTAIFLIAEITGGYVLFIPLMVVSAISYIIARAFNPHNMYWHTLIHEKEVYPDADYSTLNNIQLESIINKQYTALNRDMPVSEFYNILSASNANIFAVLNNHHQLEGVIWMDEIRKQLFKANQPDAVVADIMVQPPAVISYSQPVSSVMNVFDQLDVWQLPVIRDGKFAGFISKSGLLNQYRQVFIQQHKDADLFAARSVQSPHR
- a CDS encoding AIR synthase related protein — encoded protein: MISDQRYDQRGVSASKDDVHQAIKNIDKGLYPKAFCKIIPDILTNDPAYCNIMHADGAGTKSSLAYVYWKQTGDVSVWRGIAQDAIIMNLDDLLCVGATDNILLSSTIGRNKNLIPGEVIAAIINGTEEILEELRSHGIGIYSTGGETADVGDLVRTVIVDSTVTCRLKREDVISNHRIQAGNVIIGLASYGQATYEKEYNGGMGSNGLTSARHDVFNKSVAQQYPESFDPAVPESLVFSGGKNLTDLIDIGNGQTITAGKLVLSPTRTYAPVIKTILDSYRSQIHGMVHCSGGAQTKVLHFVDDVHVIKDNLFPIPPLFKLIQEQSGTSWQEMYKVFNMGHRMELYVPESIAADLIKISQNFGIDAQIIGRVEGGKKQVTVKSEFGEFVYN
- the ychF gene encoding redox-regulated ATPase YchF, with product MGLQCGIVGLPNVGKSTLFNCLSNARAQAANFPFCTIEPNVGVITVPDERLTKLTELVNPQRVVPNVIEIVDIAGLVKGASKGEGLGNQFLGNIRATNAIIHVLRCFDDDNVIHVDGSVDPIRDKEIIDTELQLKDLDSVEKKLQKIEKAAKIGDKDAKKAFEVLSVYKDHLLSGKSARTAPVVEEDREHIDDLWLLTAKPVMYVCNVGESDVNTGNAYVEKVRDAVKEENAEVLIISAQIESEIAQLETYEERQMFLEDLGLEQSGVTKLIKAAYKLLNLSTYFTAGVQEVRAWTITKGFTAPQAAGVIHTDFEKGFIRAEVIKYEDFVKYGSENACKEAGKLSVEGKTYIVEDGDIMHFRFNV
- the mgtE gene encoding magnesium transporter codes for the protein MEEMVEQVELLLESDDKQQLRDYLNNLNISEVEELMGELPEHGPVFLDLLSLNRAVNVFRILDFPTQERLLKKLSGKKIAELINELPPDDRTSLFSEMHGDTVKNLILHLPPHDRKQALALLGYEEDSVGRLMTPDYIAVKKNWDVVQVLSHIRRYGKNSETIDVIYVIDENGVLLDDIRIREILLVDPATKISDLMDDRLISLKVNDPQEEAINIFRMNNRVALPVTDNNNLLLGIVTVDDILWIANEEYTEDIQKIGGTEALDEPYLDMPLLKLVKKRVGWLIILFLGEMLTATAMGYFEGQIAKAVVLALFVPLIISSGGNSGSQASTLIIQAMALGEVTVEDWWRVMRREILSGLLLGVTLGVIGFFRIFMWTLFSNIYGPHWVPVGLTVGLALVGIVLWGSLAGSMLPLLLKRLGLDPATSSAPFVATLVDVTGLIIYFTIAVSIMHI
- a CDS encoding sterol desaturase family protein encodes the protein MLWLVFLLENLAVTVSSLLFGTLILRLCKVKQGKVTPREYVICIGTNLINTAVTYAGFKLWVYHYIALSFSFNWWMVADSLLLFLAMDLAMYLFHYAIHHSFAYKWVHRLHHTYQDPTPVDLYVLHPLETVGFGALWLMVLCAYAFNFYAVAIYLTLNVLFGIIGHLGIEPLPKRVQNKMPLKLLGTSSFHHNHHRNEGYNFGFYTSIWDRLFNTYKH